From the genome of Nitrospirota bacterium:
CTTAATCCGTGAATTAAATGCAAGGTCTAACATATTCCCCTTTGAATATGCCTCTATGATCTTTGAATTGAATACAGGCGCATCCTCATGATACGGATTTGTATTAATAAACGCCTCAAATATGTCTGCAGCCTCCTTAAACCTCCCTGTATCAAGATAGATGTCACCAAGCTTTCTATAGATGTACGGTTCGTAAGCCTGGACGCCCCTTACCTTGAAATAGTTTGCTATCCTGTCAACTCCGCCCATGTAGTCAAATAAGAGGATGAGATTCCTTATGGAGTCCCAGACCAGATCCCTTTCTATAATCAGGATATCTCCTATCTCCTCTTTTCCTGAAGGCGTCAGTTTTACATTCCGCCTTTCAAGGAGCGTCATGAATTTATCAGCAGCATCCTCGTAGTGTTTGCCTTGAAAAAGGGCCCATCCCAGTTTGTATAATGCCTTGTCGTAGAAGTTGTAATCATCATTTCTGATTACCTGGCGGTAATATGGGACTGACTTGGTAACCTGACCAATCCCATAGTAAAATTCACCCAGCCTGAAGTATGCCTCCTGTGTATATTTGCCTTCAGGATATTCTTTAATCAGCCGCTCAAGGGTTGCAACAGAACTTTGCCAGTCCCCCTCATCCATATATCCTCGGGCTAACTGGTACAAAACATCCTCGTTGCCTGCCCTGTCAGGATATAGAGACATGATCTCCCTGTATATCCGCCGCGATCTTGAATGATCGTACTTATCCTTCTGCTGCTGATAGGTATTTTCCTCTATCTTCATATAGATGTCTGCAAGCTGGTTCATGCTGTCAGCCATTGATGCACTCTTAAAACCCCTGTTGTTTCGTATAAATTCCTCATATTCCCTGAGCGCATTCCAGCGATACTCGAGCGCAGCCTCATGTGGTATATCCTGAAAGGTTAGAATCTCTTCCGTGACGGAGCGGACATTACTCTCCTTCATTATATCCAACTTCTCTCGTGCACAGGATGTGAGGAGAAAAACAAAGAGTAAAAAAAGGATTCTAATCATGGTCAATAAACGTCATATTACTGCTAATCTGTCCGCCGCCTTCCAACATGAGATTCTGTGCCATCCTGATTGTGGTCTCAATCGAGGTTTCAAGAAGCTGTTTTTGTAGTTTCTCCAGATGCGCAACCTCTGCACTCTTGATGTCATCAAGTATGAGCTGCCGCTTCTTAATTGAATTTCTGATCAATGACTCAGAATCAGGATGGGTGTCCGGACCCGACTGGCCAAGGTATTCTTCCATCTGCAATAATCCCTTGTATAATCTCAGCCCGGCACTCACCTCATTATTTCCGTAGACATTGATAATGGTGGATATCTTTTTAATATCCCCCTGTTGTATCTCGATTATTAAAGCAGATATCTTTGCAGAGACATCTTTGTAATATCTAAGGGCGATACCGTTTTGCTCTACAGCCTTCCCATAGGCATTCAATTGAGTATATGCATTTCCAATATAGGGAGCTACTTCAAGAGAATAACGGCTATTCGGGTATGATGAGAACAGAGTCTCCCAGATAACCACACTCCTTACCAACCTGTCCATACCAGCATATGCCCATCCGAGACCAAAAAGGGCGTTTGCATAGTATTGGCTCTCTTTTGGGATCTCTAATAGATATTTAATAGCTTCATTGTACTCTTTCTTTTCGAGATGCATAAATCCAAGAGTAAGACTTGCCCTGTGAGCGAGAGCCAATGTTTGTCTCTGTCTTGCCTCTTCTTCAGCAGTCTGTTTTCTCAGGAATGACAGGACACTTCCTGTATGTTTTGACACCTCTTCAAGCAGTTTTAATGCCTCCATATTATTGCCTTTGTTCAGGCTGATCATTGCCCTGGTATAGAGGGCGAATGGGTAAACCCAGCTCTTGCTGGAAACATCATCTGCAAGTGATGCGGCAGTATCATAATTACCTGTCTTTAGAAGACAGTTGGCTGATAAATATAACGATTCAGCTAATATATCAGGGGGGGCATTATTACTAATCTTTGAAAAGGCATTGCGTGACTTCAGGTAGTCCATCTGTTCATATAGGATCTTGCCCTTATTAAACCAGACTCTGTCAGTGTCTCCTTTAACAGGCAGAGAGAGAAATTGTGATGTGAGATCGTCTTGTCCAGCATGAGCAAAACCGGATAGAATGTAAAGAGACAATATGATTGTTGCTATTAAGCGCGTTTTAGATACCATAAAATGGAAAGATGTTCTCCCTGATGTAGTTTATCTTAGTTTCAGCCCATCTTTTTTCAGTGCCGTTTTCCGGTAATCCCTTTTCATGGTCACGCAGGGTGTTACCTTTCAAACCGTATTTATTAAGATTAATCTGACTTTCAGCCGGGATTTCATCATTCAGCTCAATTCCGCACATTATTCCAAATGCAAGGGTCCAGGACCTTGCTACTGCAGTTATATCATATCCACCGCCACCTAAAGCAACCCAGGGAATCCCGAATGATCGAAATCTCTCAACCATACGGCAGAATCCATTTGTTGTAAGGTTGAGATGAGTAAGCGGGTCTGATGTCATGGTATCAACGCCTAATTGTGTTACCATAATATCAGGTTTAAAAGCCTTGATAATAGGCGGCACGACTTCATCAAACCCCCAAAAAAAGACATCATCCCCGGTCCCGGGATAGAAGGGTAGATTTACAGAGTAACCCTTTCCAATGCCTTCTCCGATCTCTTCAACAAATCCTGTGCCTGGAAATAGAAACTCTCCACTCTCATGGAGCGAAATGGTAAGGACCTTGTCACTATTATAGAATCCGAATTGAACGCCGTCACCGTGATGGGCGTCAACGTCAACGTAAGCGACCCTTTTGCCCTGTCTTAAGAGCTCATAGATGGCTACTGCCGGATCATTGATATAGCAAAAACCGGATGCCTTGCCCGGCATGGCGTGATGCAGACCGCCCGCAATATTAAATGCGGCGCCGGCCGCCCCTGAGGCAACCAGTCTCGCTGCCTGAATGGAAGCCCCTGCCGACAGCAGCGACCATTCATATACACCCTTAAACTTCGGGTTATCGCCGGAGCCGAAACCAAAATGGTAACATAATGACGGATCTGCGTCCTGAAGTGCGAGGGCGTTTATATAGTCTTCATCATGAAACAATGTGACTTCTTCTTTTTTCGCCGGCACTGCTTTTATGAGTTGAACGCCTTTTTCATCAAATACGTGATAAGAATTAATTAAGTCATGGCAAAGCTTTAGCCTGATCGTCTTCATGGGATGTCCGGCGCCATAGTCATAAATGGCAAAATCCGGGGTATAAATGAATGCAGTTTTCATACCTAAGGTTAAAATACAACAAAATAGAGTTGGTTGTCAAAACGGCTCTTCTAATTGAGCCGGTCATGCATGGCATCACCCAGTATGTTGCATGCCAATACTGTGATGAATATGGTGATGCCGGGAAATATCATTAGGTGAGGGTAAAACCTGAGCGCTGCCCAGCCGTCATTGGCAAGGACACCCCAGCTGCTGAACGGAGGTTCCAGACCTATTCCGACAAAACTCAGCGTAGATTCAGACAGTATGGCAGCAGGTATACGGAAGGTCATTGTCACGATAAGTAATCCGCTAAGACATGGCAGGATATGGCGAAATATGATCCTGCTTTTATTTGCCCCTACAGCTTTTGCTGCCTCTATGTAAGATAATTCCTTGATCCTGAGGACCTCTCCACGAACTAATCTTGCGACACTTACCCAGCTTACGAGGCTAAGTGCAATGAAAATCCCCCAGAACCCCCTGCCGATAACAACTGTAATGAGGATTATGAGCAGCAAATCAGGAATCGCATAAAGGACATCAACTATGCGCATAAGTGCGTGATCTATCCATCCCCCTTTGTAACCGGATATTGCTCCATAGGCAGTTCCCACGGCAAGGGCAACAATTGAAGTGAGGAGGCCTATGGAAAGTGATACACGTGCCCCGTAAATCAACCTGCTAAGAAGGTCCCTGCCAAGGTTGTCAGTGCCGAGGATGTGTACCATGTTTGGAGATTGAAGTATTGCAGTCATGTCCTGTTGATCATAGGGGTAAGGGGCAAGCCACGGGGCCAGGATGGCGGTAATGGCCGCAAGAATTATTACTGTGAATGCTATTATAGTTGTAAGTTTCACTCGAAATAGCCTTTCAAATCCCCCCTGCCCCCCTTTTCTAAAGTGGGGTAACTAAATTCCCTCTTTGAAAAAGGGGGATTAAGGGGGATTATTTTCATGTATCTTTGTGAGCCCACGGCTCATGACAGTTCACTCGAAAATTCATACTATTGCCTGACCCTCGGATCAAGAATAGAATACAGGATATCCACTATTATGTTAGCCAGCACAATCATGACAGCATATACAATGGTTACGCCCATGATCAGCGGATAGTCCCTGTTTATTACTGCTGTTACAAAGTATTTGCCCATACCCGGTATTGAGAATATGTATTCTATTACGAATGACCCTGTTATAAGACCGGCCAGCAGCGGTCCTGAGAATGTTACTATTGGTGATATTGCATTCTTTAATGCATGTTTGAAAAATATAGATCTGACCGGCAATCCCTTTGCATAACATGTACGCAGATAATCTTCCTTAAGTATACTAATGAAGCTTGCCCGCATGACCCGTGCCATGTAGGCGGCAGGCGCTGCAGCAAGGGACAGGGCAGGGAGTATGGCATACCTCCATCCCTCCCAGAGAGCAGGTGGAAAGATACGAAGGGTATGAGACAATATCAGGATTAATATGGTTGCAAGGACGAAATGCGGGATTGATACACCTCCTATTGCCATCATCATGCTTGCCTTATCAATCCATCCATGCTGTTCCTGTGATATGGCGGAGATGATGCCTGCGGCCACCCCAATCAAAATCGACAGGATAAATGCAAGAAGGCCTAATTCAATGGATGCCGGTAATGTGTCGGCAATTATATTGCTCACAGTCCTGCCGGTATATTTATATGAAGGTCCCAGGTCTCCCTTCACTAGACTTAAGAGATAGAATATATATTGTTCTGATAAAGGTCTGTCAAGATAATACTTCTGCTCAATATTGGCCTTGATCTCAGGGGGCAGTTGTTTCTCCTCATCAAACGGACCACCAGGCACTGTGTGCATGATGATGAATGTGATGGTGGCTACGGCCCACAGGACCGGTATACCCCAGAATAGTCTTTTAAAGATAAATTTAAGCAATTATTTTTTTATCCACACATCCTTAAAGTGAATAATATCCATTGCGTTTGGTTTGAAGCCTTTGACATATGGCTTCACCATCAGATTCTGTACATTCTGAAACAATGGCATTATGGGTACATCTTCCTCAGTCAATATTATCTGTGCCCGGTCGTAGAGTTTCTTACGTCCTGCCATATCCTTTTCAATGACTGCTGCATCTACTAATCTATCATATTCCCTGTTTTTCCAGTGAGTGCGATTGTTGCCGCTGTTGGATGTAAAGAGGTTCATGAAATTGTCGGGGTCAGGATAGTCTGCCCCCCACCCCAGACGAAATATCGGTGGCG
Proteins encoded in this window:
- a CDS encoding tetratricopeptide repeat protein, whose protein sequence is MSLYILSGFAHAGQDDLTSQFLSLPVKGDTDRVWFNKGKILYEQMDYLKSRNAFSKISNNAPPDILAESLYLSANCLLKTGNYDTAASLADDVSSKSWVYPFALYTRAMISLNKGNNMEALKLLEEVSKHTGSVLSFLRKQTAEEEARQRQTLALAHRASLTLGFMHLEKKEYNEAIKYLLEIPKESQYYANALFGLGWAYAGMDRLVRSVVIWETLFSSYPNSRYSLEVAPYIGNAYTQLNAYGKAVEQNGIALRYYKDVSAKISALIIEIQQGDIKKISTIINVYGNNEVSAGLRLYKGLLQMEEYLGQSGPDTHPDSESLIRNSIKKRQLILDDIKSAEVAHLEKLQKQLLETSIETTIRMAQNLMLEGGGQISSNMTFIDHD
- a CDS encoding acetoin utilization protein AcuC, with amino-acid sequence MKTAFIYTPDFAIYDYGAGHPMKTIRLKLCHDLINSYHVFDEKGVQLIKAVPAKKEEVTLFHDEDYINALALQDADPSLCYHFGFGSGDNPKFKGVYEWSLLSAGASIQAARLVASGAAGAAFNIAGGLHHAMPGKASGFCYINDPAVAIYELLRQGKRVAYVDVDAHHGDGVQFGFYNSDKVLTISLHESGEFLFPGTGFVEEIGEGIGKGYSVNLPFYPGTGDDVFFWGFDEVVPPIIKAFKPDIMVTQLGVDTMTSDPLTHLNLTTNGFCRMVERFRSFGIPWVALGGGGYDITAVARSWTLAFGIMCGIELNDEIPAESQINLNKYGLKGNTLRDHEKGLPENGTEKRWAETKINYIRENIFPFYGI
- a CDS encoding ABC transporter permease subunit, whose protein sequence is MLKFIFKRLFWGIPVLWAVATITFIIMHTVPGGPFDEEKQLPPEIKANIEQKYYLDRPLSEQYIFYLLSLVKGDLGPSYKYTGRTVSNIIADTLPASIELGLLAFILSILIGVAAGIISAISQEQHGWIDKASMMMAIGGVSIPHFVLATILILILSHTLRIFPPALWEGWRYAILPALSLAAAPAAYMARVMRASFISILKEDYLRTCYAKGLPVRSIFFKHALKNAISPIVTFSGPLLAGLITGSFVIEYIFSIPGMGKYFVTAVINRDYPLIMGVTIVYAVMIVLANIIVDILYSILDPRVRQ